The Verrucomicrobiia bacterium genome contains a region encoding:
- a CDS encoding PilT/PilU family type 4a pilus ATPase, protein MELFHKILKTAVDGGASDIHIKIGGPVIFRINSQLVPIECPEPSEEWLNMIVEQIIPRHGKVQLEETREVDFSYYVPGIGRFRTNVFQQRGNLCLAMRYVKAQIPEFEQLGLLPVVKKIADSPRGIVLVAGATGSGKSTTLAAMMQHINRTSRKHVITLEDPIEYVFEDDQSVIEQREIGLDTPSYVHGLKYVLRQDPDIIMIGEMRDATSFQAAIGAADTGHLVLSTLHTTTAAQSVTRILDFFRAEEREQVRRQLVGTLQAVICQRMIQTVEGGVTVALEILISNSTVRKLIEENRLDKLSAAIEMGTDDGMLSFNQALFELVKARKITEKEALSKASNPQALEMNFKGIFLDEGRRILG, encoded by the coding sequence ATGGAACTTTTTCATAAAATCCTCAAGACCGCTGTGGATGGAGGCGCCTCCGACATCCACATCAAGATCGGCGGGCCCGTCATTTTCCGGATCAACAGCCAGCTTGTGCCCATCGAGTGTCCGGAGCCCTCGGAGGAGTGGCTGAACATGATCGTCGAGCAGATCATCCCCCGGCACGGCAAGGTCCAGCTTGAGGAGACGCGGGAGGTGGACTTCTCGTATTACGTTCCGGGGATTGGCCGGTTTCGGACCAACGTGTTCCAGCAGCGCGGCAATCTGTGTCTGGCGATGCGTTATGTGAAGGCCCAGATCCCGGAGTTTGAGCAGCTCGGGCTTCTGCCGGTCGTCAAGAAGATCGCCGATTCTCCACGCGGCATCGTGCTGGTGGCGGGGGCCACGGGAAGCGGCAAGTCCACGACGCTGGCCGCCATGATGCAGCACATCAACCGCACCTCGCGGAAGCATGTGATCACGCTGGAGGACCCCATCGAGTATGTGTTCGAGGATGACCAGTCGGTGATCGAACAACGGGAGATCGGCCTGGACACTCCGTCCTACGTTCACGGTCTCAAGTACGTCCTCCGGCAGGACCCCGACATCATCATGATCGGCGAGATGCGGGACGCGACGAGCTTCCAGGCGGCCATCGGGGCGGCCGACACCGGGCATCTGGTGCTGTCCACGCTGCACACCACCACGGCGGCCCAGTCGGTCACCCGCATCCTCGACTTTTTCCGCGCCGAGGAGCGCGAGCAGGTGCGGCGCCAGTTGGTGGGCACGTTGCAGGCGGTGATCTGCCAGCGGATGATCCAGACCGTGGAGGGGGGAGTGACGGTGGCGCTGGAGATCCTGATCAGCAACAGCACGGTACGGAAGCTCATCGAGGAGAACCGGCTGGACAAGCTGTCGGCCGCCATCGAGATGGGCACCGACGACGGGATGCTGAGCTTCAACCAGGCCCTTTTCGAGCTGGTGAAGGCCCGCAAGATCACCGAGAAGGAGGCCCTTTCGAAGGCCAGCAACCCGCAGGCCCTCGAGATGAACTTCAAGGGCATCTTCCTCGACGAAGGCCGGCGGATTCTCGGGTAG
- a CDS encoding PilZ domain-containing protein codes for MSAGRADRSRSSRASAPVSPSIPSSVSLSARAITLRKNGMEFRSVDPVPTWTEVTLEVESAIEKRKVACRGVVVACEGNRHAGYQVSLLFLGMTPQVRERLESLSLSHLG; via the coding sequence ATGAGTGCAGGCCGCGCCGACCGTTCCCGATCCTCCCGAGCATCCGCCCCAGTCTCCCCTTCGATCCCTTCGAGCGTCAGCCTCTCGGCACGGGCGATCACCCTTCGCAAGAACGGCATGGAATTCCGTTCGGTGGATCCGGTTCCGACCTGGACGGAGGTGACCCTTGAAGTCGAGTCTGCGATTGAGAAGCGGAAGGTCGCGTGCCGGGGTGTTGTGGTGGCGTGCGAGGGCAACCGGCATGCGGGCTATCAGGTCTCGCTGCTGTTCCTCGGCATGACCCCTCAGGTTCGGGAACGCCTCGAATCACTTTCCCTTTCCCACCTGGGCTGA
- a CDS encoding ankyrin repeat domain-containing protein, translating to MRPRLRLLTLLTAMFVLLVSGCRPAPPATPLTEAAEKGNLRLVQQHIAAKSDLNAKDRVGLTATHHAAIRGDLPMAQALVAAGADLAVRNATDRTPAELARVNGRIPVAEFLEQAQSRSRSGGRGLVDGGLGVSGVLDSH from the coding sequence ATGAGACCTCGTCTCCGCCTCCTCACGCTCCTGACTGCGATGTTCGTGCTCCTCGTGTCCGGCTGCCGGCCCGCGCCGCCGGCCACCCCCCTGACCGAGGCCGCCGAAAAAGGCAACCTGCGACTCGTGCAGCAGCACATCGCCGCCAAGTCCGATCTCAACGCCAAGGATCGTGTCGGCCTCACGGCAACACACCATGCGGCCATCCGCGGCGATCTGCCCATGGCGCAGGCCCTGGTCGCCGCAGGGGCCGATCTCGCCGTCCGCAATGCCACCGACAGAACGCCGGCCGAACTGGCCCGCGTCAATGGCCGCATCCCCGTGGCCGAGTTCCTGGAGCAGGCCCAGTCGCGCTCCAGAAGCGGCGGACGCGGCCTCGTCGATGGCGGCCTCGGCGTGTCCGGCGTACTCGACAGCCACTGA
- a CDS encoding sulfatase-like hydrolase/transferase, whose product MSPRLPPSPSAPRFRVLVTVALALLCLARVAPATNAPPNVILIVVDDLGAHDLGHTGSRFHATPALDRLAASGMTFTQAYAASTVCSPTRAAILTGKYPARLRVTDWIRGHDFPQAKLRPPDWTRQLPHAEITLAEHLRQLGYATFHLGKWHLGGDGSAPEDHGFDRNLGGDHRGQPPSYFSPYRIPSLPDGPEGEYLTDREALEAVRFIAASKDRPFFLNYWPYTVHTPLQAPADLVATHRRRAAEHPGPQNHPTYAAMIERLDAAVARILDALDAHGLTERTLIAFTSDNGGLVLGQHPPTSNAPLRAGKGSPYEGGHRVPLTLRWPGVTTPGSWSATPVSSIDLLPTLLAAVGATLPDTPGTRIDGRNLAPLLRDPTAALDREALFWHYPHYHPGGSTPYAAIRSGHWKLIQYYETGRHELYDLASDPGESNDLAGAQPERVLALSRQLFAWQNRVGAQWPMANPRWESTPIAPDPDGTVRLHARHAKVHGEVLRYEPQPFKDTLGWWTRAEDSASWSVALDQPGRFAVEVLQGCGKGSGGSTVDVHVADQSLAFTVLETGGFQDFVRRPIGEVDLPAGTHPVRVQPASKPGLAVMDLREVTLRPVLR is encoded by the coding sequence ATGAGCCCTCGCTTGCCCCCCTCCCCATCGGCCCCTCGCTTCCGCGTCCTCGTCACAGTGGCGCTGGCGCTGCTGTGCCTGGCCCGCGTGGCGCCCGCGACGAATGCGCCGCCCAATGTCATCCTCATCGTCGTGGACGATCTGGGCGCCCACGACCTCGGCCACACCGGATCCCGCTTCCATGCCACGCCCGCCCTCGACCGCCTGGCCGCGTCGGGGATGACCTTCACCCAGGCCTACGCCGCGAGCACCGTCTGCTCCCCAACCCGGGCCGCCATCCTCACCGGCAAGTATCCCGCCCGCCTCCGCGTCACCGACTGGATCCGGGGGCACGACTTTCCCCAGGCCAAACTCCGCCCGCCCGACTGGACCCGCCAATTGCCTCACGCCGAAATCACGCTGGCCGAACACCTGCGCCAACTCGGCTACGCCACCTTCCACCTCGGCAAGTGGCACCTCGGGGGCGACGGCTCCGCACCGGAAGACCACGGATTCGATCGCAACCTCGGCGGCGATCATCGCGGTCAGCCACCCAGCTACTTCTCCCCCTACCGCATCCCCAGCCTCCCAGATGGTCCCGAAGGCGAATACCTCACCGACCGCGAAGCCCTGGAAGCCGTGCGGTTCATCGCGGCGTCGAAGGACCGCCCGTTCTTCCTCAACTACTGGCCCTACACGGTTCACACCCCGCTCCAGGCCCCCGCCGACCTCGTCGCCACCCACCGCCGCCGCGCCGCCGAACATCCCGGCCCGCAGAACCACCCCACCTACGCCGCCATGATCGAACGCCTCGACGCCGCCGTTGCACGGATCCTCGACGCCCTCGATGCCCATGGCCTCACCGAACGCACCCTCATCGCCTTCACCTCCGACAACGGCGGTCTCGTCCTCGGCCAACATCCCCCCACCAGCAATGCGCCGCTCCGCGCAGGCAAGGGCTCGCCCTACGAAGGCGGTCACCGCGTCCCCCTGACCCTCCGCTGGCCGGGCGTTACCACCCCCGGTTCGTGGAGCGCCACGCCCGTCTCCTCGATCGACCTTCTGCCCACCCTCCTCGCCGCCGTTGGCGCCACCCTCCCCGACACCCCGGGCACCCGCATCGACGGACGCAACCTCGCCCCGCTTCTCCGCGATCCGACCGCCGCTCTCGATCGCGAAGCCCTCTTCTGGCACTACCCCCACTACCATCCCGGCGGTTCCACTCCCTACGCCGCCATCCGCTCCGGCCACTGGAAACTCATTCAATACTACGAGACCGGCCGGCATGAACTCTACGACCTCGCCTCCGATCCAGGCGAGTCCAACGACCTCGCCGGGGCCCAACCCGAACGGGTCCTGGCCCTCTCCCGCCAGCTCTTCGCCTGGCAGAACCGTGTCGGAGCCCAATGGCCCATGGCCAATCCCCGCTGGGAATCCACCCCCATCGCCCCCGACCCGGACGGCACCGTCCGTCTCCACGCCCGCCATGCCAAAGTCCATGGCGAAGTCCTCCGCTACGAACCCCAGCCCTTCAAGGACACGCTGGGCTGGTGGACCCGGGCCGAAGACTCGGCCTCCTGGTCCGTCGCCCTTGACCAACCCGGCCGCTTCGCCGTCGAGGTCCTTCAGGGCTGCGGCAAAGGCAGTGGCGGCAGCACCGTGGATGTCCACGTCGCCGACCAATCCCTCGCTTTCACCGTCCTCGAGACCGGCGGGTTCCAGGACTTCGTCCGCCGTCCCATCGGCGAAGTGGACCTCCCCGCCGGAACCCACCCGGTCCGCGTCCAACCCGCCTCCAAACCCGGCCTCGCCGTCATGGACCTCCGCGAGGTCACGCTCCGCCCCGTCCTGCGATGA
- a CDS encoding CDP-alcohol phosphatidyltransferase family protein, with the protein MTLANKITIARILLIPIFIVQVLYFRQTGEPGYRWVALAVFLTASLSDALDGWIARRFNQRSQLGAVLDPLADKLLLVAALILLSRSGSPHLPALPIWLVATVLSRDALLVLGLGVIHFTCGRFVVKPNLTGKAATVLQMAIVLLALADLWPETRYWVALVTALVTAVSGLIYIRDGLQQLSASPHSAPDSSRP; encoded by the coding sequence ATGACGCTCGCCAACAAGATCACCATCGCGCGCATCCTGCTCATCCCGATCTTCATCGTGCAGGTGCTCTACTTCCGGCAGACGGGCGAACCGGGCTACCGCTGGGTGGCCCTTGCCGTCTTCCTGACGGCCTCCCTCAGCGACGCCCTCGACGGGTGGATCGCCAGGCGCTTCAACCAGAGGAGCCAACTCGGCGCGGTCCTCGATCCCCTGGCCGACAAGCTTCTCCTCGTTGCCGCCCTGATCCTACTCAGCCGGTCAGGTTCTCCCCATCTTCCCGCTCTGCCCATCTGGCTGGTAGCCACCGTCCTCAGCCGCGACGCCCTTCTGGTGCTGGGGCTTGGCGTGATTCATTTCACCTGCGGCCGGTTCGTGGTGAAACCCAATCTCACCGGCAAAGCCGCCACCGTCCTCCAGATGGCCATCGTTCTCCTTGCCCTTGCAGACCTCTGGCCCGAGACCCGGTACTGGGTCGCCTTGGTCACGGCACTCGTCACCGCGGTTTCCGGCCTGATCTACATCCGCGACGGTCTCCAGCAATTGAGCGCCAGTCCCCATAGCGCCCCCGATTCCTCCCGCCCCTGA
- a CDS encoding zinc ribbon domain-containing protein — protein sequence MPIYEYELCEGSCVACGGRFTLRRPLSAKPLTQCPACKRPVRKLLSTFHAPAITKPVSISDAKKAGFTVLKRVGRGEYERQ from the coding sequence ATGCCGATCTACGAATACGAACTATGCGAGGGAAGTTGTGTGGCGTGCGGGGGGCGGTTCACCCTGAGGCGACCGTTGAGCGCCAAGCCGTTGACCCAGTGTCCCGCGTGCAAGCGGCCGGTGCGGAAGCTGCTGTCCACCTTCCATGCACCGGCGATCACCAAGCCCGTTTCGATTTCGGACGCGAAAAAGGCGGGGTTCACGGTGCTGAAACGGGTGGGACGGGGTGAGTACGAGCGGCAGTGA
- a CDS encoding transposase, translated as MRTPRIKADPSLPAVYHCMSRVAGRLPLLDDSAKNKLVNILHHLARFCDIDIITFCMMSNHFHLLIRVPPKPLPDSIPDDVILAKLEDFYGPKATLPSLARAALNKGQPIPDDIRQAVLSRIADLSIFLQEFKQRFSRWYNRRHDRSGYLWGERFRSVLVEDCPSTLRAIAAYIDLNPVRAGLVNDPKDYRFCGYAAALTGDKVIRRGIMGFLGANDWSAASAEYRLALYLIGGTSGRSDKRVLDPEAIRAELERGGQLPLGQILRLRIRHMTDGVFLGSKEFVDQMWERHRDKFGKRRKSGARTIRGAPIPGITVLRDLRVDAVG; from the coding sequence ATGAGAACCCCTCGCATCAAAGCCGATCCCTCCCTCCCTGCAGTCTATCACTGCATGTCCCGCGTCGCCGGCCGCCTCCCTCTCCTCGACGACTCCGCCAAGAACAAGCTCGTCAACATCCTCCACCACCTCGCCCGCTTCTGTGACATCGACATCATCACCTTCTGCATGATGTCCAACCACTTCCATCTCCTCATCCGCGTCCCTCCCAAACCCCTCCCCGACTCCATCCCGGACGACGTCATCCTCGCCAAACTCGAGGACTTCTACGGGCCCAAGGCCACCCTTCCCTCCCTCGCCCGCGCCGCCCTCAACAAGGGTCAACCCATCCCCGACGACATCCGCCAGGCCGTCCTCTCCCGCATCGCCGACCTCTCCATCTTCCTCCAGGAGTTCAAGCAACGCTTCTCCCGCTGGTACAACCGCCGTCACGACCGCTCCGGCTACCTCTGGGGCGAACGCTTCCGCAGTGTTCTGGTGGAAGACTGTCCCAGCACCCTCCGCGCCATCGCCGCCTACATCGACCTCAACCCCGTCCGCGCCGGCCTGGTCAACGATCCCAAGGACTACCGCTTCTGTGGCTACGCCGCCGCCCTCACCGGCGACAAGGTCATCCGCCGCGGAATCATGGGCTTTCTGGGGGCAAACGACTGGAGCGCGGCGTCAGCAGAATATCGCCTGGCCCTCTATCTGATCGGCGGGACTTCGGGTCGGAGCGACAAGCGGGTGCTGGACCCGGAGGCGATCCGGGCGGAACTGGAGCGGGGTGGTCAACTACCGCTGGGGCAGATCCTGCGGTTGCGGATCCGGCACATGACCGACGGGGTGTTCCTGGGCTCGAAGGAGTTTGTGGACCAGATGTGGGAGCGGCACCGGGATAAGTTCGGGAAGCGACGCAAGAGCGGCGCAAGGACCATTCGGGGCGCTCCGATTCCGGGGATTACCGTATTGCGGGATCTGCGAGTGGATGCGGTAGGGTAG
- a CDS encoding S9 family peptidase has translation MRYLAALRLGWAFGWLGLAAPPVLSAPQPVDTLNPEHIAEMRSVGEVALSPDGRHVAFTRSVPRRPGVDEDGEAWVELWVLDIDPARERPFITGKVNVQSVGWTRDGRHVAFLAKRGDDTHRSLHLIPIDGGEARRALSLASDISSYAFAPDGQRVAVLAAEPEDETRKKLKEKGFKQEIYEEDWRFTRVWLGQPFAETNPPPAALALTGSVRSVRWSPSADRLAVAVSPTPSVDDGFMRQQILIVGASTNAPVLARVDHAAKLQTFEWNPDGTQLALITGEDLHDPSAGRLMVVSARGGRPRDLLPNLEAEVSHLAWSAPDQIVYVTGQGALSHLARVGLQPGAAPVSLHGPGRPIIAGFSLSADGSRAALAAHTPAHPAEVFTVSLDVPAAPVRRTDSNPWLAGLRLAPQEIVRHRARDGLDIEGILIRPLQARAGTRYPLILAVHGGPEAHVSDGWVTSYSLPGQVAAARGFAVFYPNYRGSTGRGVPFSKLGQGDAAGREFDDLVDGVDHLITIGLVDRARVGVTGGSYGGYATAWCSTRYSDRFAAGVMFVGISDKISKFGTTDIPDEEYLVHARKRPWEDWRFQLERSPIYHAGNSRTPLLILHGAADPRVHPAQSLEMYRHLKLRSQAPVRLVLYPGEGHGNRRAAARYDYHLRMLRWFEHYLQGPGGAMPPYDLDPLPGVAP, from the coding sequence ATGCGATACCTCGCCGCCCTGCGACTCGGCTGGGCCTTCGGATGGCTCGGTCTGGCCGCCCCCCCGGTCCTATCGGCCCCCCAACCCGTCGATACCCTCAACCCGGAGCACATCGCCGAAATGCGCTCGGTCGGAGAAGTCGCCCTCTCGCCGGACGGCCGCCATGTCGCCTTCACACGCAGCGTTCCCCGCCGCCCTGGCGTCGATGAGGACGGAGAAGCCTGGGTGGAACTGTGGGTCCTCGACATCGACCCCGCCCGCGAACGCCCCTTCATCACCGGCAAGGTCAATGTGCAGTCGGTCGGCTGGACCCGGGACGGGCGCCACGTCGCATTTCTTGCCAAACGAGGCGATGACACGCACCGATCCCTCCATCTCATCCCCATCGACGGCGGCGAGGCACGACGGGCCCTTTCCCTTGCCAGCGACATTTCCAGCTATGCCTTCGCCCCCGACGGCCAGCGGGTGGCCGTGCTGGCGGCGGAACCTGAAGACGAGACCCGGAAGAAGCTCAAGGAGAAGGGATTCAAACAGGAGATCTACGAGGAGGACTGGCGTTTCACCCGAGTCTGGCTCGGCCAACCCTTCGCCGAAACCAACCCGCCCCCTGCCGCCCTTGCCCTGACCGGATCGGTCCGCAGTGTGCGCTGGAGCCCCTCCGCCGATCGGCTCGCAGTCGCCGTCAGCCCTACTCCTTCCGTGGACGACGGTTTCATGCGCCAGCAGATCCTCATTGTCGGCGCCTCCACCAACGCGCCCGTCCTCGCCCGCGTGGACCACGCCGCCAAGCTGCAGACCTTCGAGTGGAACCCGGACGGCACGCAGCTCGCCTTGATCACGGGAGAGGATCTTCACGACCCCTCCGCCGGACGCCTGATGGTCGTCTCCGCCCGCGGCGGACGGCCGCGTGACCTCCTTCCGAATCTTGAAGCGGAAGTCTCCCACCTCGCGTGGAGCGCTCCTGACCAGATCGTGTATGTCACCGGCCAGGGCGCCCTGTCCCACCTCGCCCGCGTCGGTCTCCAACCGGGAGCCGCCCCCGTGAGCCTCCACGGACCCGGCCGTCCGATCATCGCCGGATTCAGTCTGTCGGCGGACGGCTCGCGGGCCGCGCTCGCCGCCCACACCCCGGCACACCCGGCCGAGGTCTTCACCGTTTCCCTCGACGTCCCGGCCGCCCCCGTCCGGCGCACCGACAGCAACCCCTGGCTGGCCGGCCTCCGCCTTGCTCCCCAGGAGATCGTCCGTCACCGGGCCCGCGACGGCCTCGACATCGAGGGCATTTTGATCCGCCCTCTTCAGGCGCGCGCAGGAACCCGGTATCCGCTGATCCTCGCCGTCCATGGCGGTCCCGAGGCGCATGTGAGCGACGGATGGGTGACGAGCTATTCCCTGCCCGGCCAGGTCGCCGCCGCCCGCGGCTTTGCCGTCTTCTACCCCAACTACCGCGGCAGCACCGGGCGTGGCGTGCCCTTTTCCAAGCTGGGCCAGGGCGATGCGGCCGGACGCGAATTCGATGATCTGGTGGACGGCGTGGACCACCTTATCACCATCGGGTTGGTGGACCGCGCCCGGGTGGGCGTCACCGGGGGTTCCTACGGCGGCTACGCCACGGCCTGGTGCAGCACGCGCTACTCCGACCGCTTTGCCGCCGGCGTCATGTTCGTCGGCATCAGCGACAAGATCTCAAAGTTCGGCACCACTGACATCCCGGACGAGGAGTACCTGGTGCATGCCCGCAAACGCCCGTGGGAGGACTGGCGGTTCCAGCTTGAACGGAGTCCCATTTACCATGCGGGAAACAGCCGCACCCCGCTCCTCATCCTCCACGGTGCCGCCGATCCCCGCGTTCATCCGGCCCAGTCCCTCGAGATGTACCGTCATCTCAAGCTCCGCAGCCAGGCGCCCGTCCGGCTCGTTCTCTATCCCGGTGAAGGCCATGGCAATCGACGCGCTGCCGCCCGTTACGACTATCACCTGCGCATGCTCCGCTGGTTCGAGCATTACCTCCAGGGTCCCGGCGGCGCCATGCCCCCCTACGACCTCGATCCCCTGCCTGGCGTCGCCCCATGA
- the glgB gene encoding 1,4-alpha-glucan branching protein GlgB has product MILSAAELEALVQIRHASPHDLLGMHPLGDGKGVVVRAFLPDAARVEAHPVHEPGRPPVPLRRIHDSGLFEGIAAKARQVFAYDLVVTWPDGQVTRSRDPYSFLPTVGEADLYLFGQGQERRIYDKLGAHLRELDGTPGASFAVWAPSAQRVSVVGAFNHWDGRRHPMRRMGASGVWELFIPGIPRGTLYKYEIRDAHGGIHLKTDPYATFSEPPPNNASIVWDTRRFAWSDDAWIAARTAARPLHAPMSVYEIHLGSWRKKTAAESLSYRELAAPLIDHVRRTGFTHVEFLPVSEHAFYPSWGYQVTGFYAPTCRYGTPDDFQYLINALHEAGIGVLIDWVPAHFPRDDWALARFDGTCLYEHEDPRRGAHADWGTLIFNYGRHEVRNFLIANALFWIERYHVDGLRVDAVASMLYLDYSKKAGEWLPNRYGGKENIEAIEFLREFNHLVHTEHPGVVTVAEESTSWGMVSRPPYLGGLGFTFKWNMGWMHDTLGYFKREPIHRQHHHNELTFAMLYHYHENFVLPLSHDEVVHGKGTLLSRMPGDEWQRFANLRCLLAYQWFFPGKKLLFMGGELAQAREWNHNAELDWWLLDQGPYHAGTLRLTADLNALYRAHPSLWEADFDPAGFRWVDCSDHLQSVLSFLRLRADGSDPVLVVLNLTPVLRTGYRIGLPRPGRWDEIFNSDAALYGGSNQGNLGGVEAESAPHHGLPHSAAFTLPPLAVIAFECIEFTPED; this is encoded by the coding sequence ATGATCCTGAGTGCAGCCGAGTTGGAGGCCCTGGTCCAAATTCGCCACGCATCGCCCCACGACCTGCTGGGCATGCACCCGCTGGGCGACGGCAAGGGCGTTGTTGTCCGCGCCTTTCTGCCCGACGCGGCGCGTGTCGAGGCGCATCCCGTCCATGAACCCGGCCGCCCCCCCGTCCCCCTTCGGCGGATTCACGACTCCGGCCTCTTCGAAGGCATCGCGGCCAAGGCCCGGCAGGTCTTTGCGTATGACCTCGTGGTCACCTGGCCCGACGGGCAGGTGACCCGCTCGCGCGATCCCTACTCGTTCCTGCCCACGGTGGGCGAAGCGGATCTCTACCTCTTTGGCCAGGGCCAGGAGCGGCGCATCTACGACAAGCTCGGCGCACACCTGCGCGAACTCGATGGCACGCCTGGCGCCAGCTTCGCCGTCTGGGCCCCCAGCGCCCAGCGCGTCAGCGTGGTTGGCGCCTTCAACCATTGGGACGGCCGCCGTCACCCCATGCGGCGGATGGGCGCCTCGGGGGTCTGGGAACTCTTCATTCCCGGCATTCCCCGGGGCACCCTCTACAAGTACGAGATCCGCGATGCCCACGGCGGCATCCATCTCAAGACCGACCCTTACGCCACCTTCTCCGAACCCCCTCCGAACAACGCCTCTATCGTCTGGGACACCCGCCGGTTCGCCTGGTCCGACGACGCCTGGATCGCCGCCCGCACCGCCGCCCGTCCCCTCCACGCACCCATGTCGGTGTACGAAATCCACCTCGGTTCCTGGCGCAAGAAGACCGCCGCCGAATCCCTCAGCTACCGCGAACTCGCCGCCCCGCTCATCGACCACGTCCGGCGCACCGGCTTCACCCATGTCGAGTTCCTCCCGGTCAGCGAACACGCCTTCTACCCGAGCTGGGGCTACCAGGTGACCGGCTTTTACGCCCCCACCTGCCGCTACGGCACCCCGGACGACTTCCAATACCTCATCAACGCCCTGCACGAGGCCGGCATTGGCGTCCTCATCGACTGGGTTCCGGCCCACTTTCCGCGCGACGACTGGGCGTTGGCCCGCTTCGACGGCACCTGCCTCTACGAGCACGAGGATCCCCGCCGCGGCGCCCACGCCGACTGGGGAACCCTGATCTTCAATTACGGGCGCCACGAGGTCCGGAATTTCCTGATCGCCAACGCCCTCTTCTGGATCGAGCGCTACCACGTGGACGGTCTCCGCGTGGACGCCGTCGCCTCGATGCTGTACCTCGACTACTCGAAGAAGGCCGGCGAATGGCTCCCGAACCGCTACGGCGGCAAGGAGAACATCGAGGCCATCGAGTTCCTCCGCGAGTTCAACCACCTCGTCCACACCGAACACCCCGGCGTGGTCACGGTCGCCGAGGAATCCACCTCCTGGGGCATGGTCTCGCGCCCGCCCTACCTCGGCGGACTGGGCTTCACCTTCAAGTGGAACATGGGCTGGATGCACGACACCCTCGGCTACTTCAAGAGGGAACCCATCCACCGTCAGCACCATCACAACGAGCTGACCTTTGCCATGCTCTACCACTACCACGAGAACTTCGTGCTCCCCCTCTCGCACGACGAAGTGGTCCACGGCAAGGGCACTCTTCTCAGCCGCATGCCCGGGGACGAGTGGCAGCGCTTCGCCAATCTCCGCTGCCTCCTCGCCTATCAGTGGTTCTTCCCCGGCAAGAAGCTTCTCTTCATGGGCGGCGAACTCGCCCAGGCCCGGGAGTGGAATCACAACGCCGAACTCGACTGGTGGCTCCTCGACCAGGGCCCCTACCACGCCGGCACCCTCCGTCTCACCGCCGACCTCAACGCCCTCTACCGCGCCCATCCTTCACTGTGGGAAGCCGACTTCGACCCCGCCGGCTTTCGCTGGGTGGACTGCTCGGACCACCTCCAGAGCGTCCTCAGCTTCCTCCGCCTGCGCGCCGACGGTTCCGACCCTGTCCTCGTCGTTCTCAATCTCACCCCTGTGCTGCGCACCGGGTACCGCATCGGACTTCCCCGCCCGGGTCGCTGGGACGAGATTTTCAATTCCGACGCCGCGCTCTACGGTGGCTCCAATCAGGGGAATCTCGGGGGCGTCGAGGCCGAATCCGCCCCCCATCACGGATTGCCTCATTCCGCGGCGTTCACCCTGCCGCCCCTGGCGGTCATTGCGTTCGAATGTATCGAGTTCACGCCGGAGGATTGA